The following are from one region of the Camarhynchus parvulus chromosome 3, STF_HiC, whole genome shotgun sequence genome:
- the CNR1 gene encoding cannabinoid receptor 1 isoform X1 — protein MRLSAAGCWGVSHRSYLPTNWNSPACILLVCKRLGNLVLSSKLYCPSPYGIRTSSDAFFHPPSISETNKTGVMKSILDGLADTTFRTITTDLLYVGSNDIQYEDMKGDMASKLGYYPQKFPLSSFRGDPFQEKMTGGDDSLLSIIPSEQVNITEFYNKSLSTFKDNEENIQCGENFMDMECFMILNPSQQLAIAVLSLTLGTFTVLENLLVLCVILHSRSLRCRPSYHFIGSLAVADLLGSVIFVYSFVDFHVFHRKDSPNVFLFKLGGVTASFTASVGSLFLTAIDRYISIHRPLAYKRIVTRPKAVVAFCVMWTIAIVIAVLPLLGWNCKKLNSVCSDIFPLIDETYLMFWIGVTSVLLLFIVYAYMYILWKAHSHAVRMLQRGTQKSIIIQSTEDGKVQITRPDQTRMDIRLAKTLVLILVVLIICWGPLLAIMVYDVFGKMNKLIKTIFAFCSMLCLLNSTVNPIIYALRSKDLRHAFRSMFPTCEGTAQPLDNSMESDCQHKHANNAGNVHRAAESCIKSTVKIAKVTMSVSTDTTAEAL, from the exons ATGAG gTTGTCAGCTGCTGGATGCTGGGGGGTGTCACATAGGAGCTATTTGCCCACAAATTGGAACAGTCCAGCCTGTATCCTGCTAGTGTGCAAACG GCTTGGAAACCTTGTTCTGTCCTCGAAGCTGTATTGTCCATCACCATATGGGATAAG GACTTCCTCCGATGCATTTTTCCATCCCCCAAGTATCTCTGAAACCAACAAGACTGGGGTTATGAAGTCAATTCTAGATGGCCTCGCAGATACAACCTTCCGAACAATCACGACAGATCTCCTTTACGTGGGCTCCAACGATATCCAGTACGAAGACATGAAAGGCGACATGGCATCCAAGCTGGGGTACTACCCCCAAAAGTTCCCCCTTTCTTCCTTCAGGGGTGATCCTTTCCAAGAAAAAATGACTGGAGGAGATGATTCCCTGTTGAGTATTATTCCCTCAGAGCAGGTCAACATCACAGAGTTTTACAACAAGTCCCTGTCCACTTTTAAGGATAATGAGGAGAATATACAGTGCGGGGAGAACTTCATGGATATGGAGTGTTTTATGATCCtgaaccccagccagcagctggccATTGCTGTGCTGTCACTCACCTTGGGCACCTTCACAGTCCTAGAGAACCTCCTCGTCCTGTGTGTCATCCTACACTCCCGAAGCCTCCGGTGTAGACCCTCCTACCATTTCATcggcagcctggctgtggccgACCTCCTGGGCAGCGTGATTTTTGTCTACAGTTTTGTGgatttccatgttttccaccGGAAGGATAGCCCCAATGTCTTCTTGTTCAAACTGGGTGGAGTTACAGCCTCCTTCACCGCCTCTGTAGGTAGCCTTTTCCTCACGGCAATAGACCGGTACATCTCTATACACAGGCCACTAGCTTATAAAAGGATTGTTACCCGACCAAAGGCTGTCGTAGCATTTTGTGTGATGTGGACCATCGCTATCGTAATAGCCGTTCTTCCTCTGCTCGGCTGGAACTGCAAAAAGCTCAACTCTGTTTGTTCGGACATATTCCCTCTCATCGATGAGACATACCTGATGTTCTGGATCGGGGTCACCAGCGTCCTCTTGTTGTTCATTGTCTATGCCTACATGTACATTCTGTGGAAGGCTCACAGCCACGCTGTTCGCATGCTGCAGCGAGGCACGCAGAAAAGCATAATCATCCAGTCGACGGAGGATGGTAAGGTACAGATCACTAGGCCTGATCAAACTCGTATGGACATCAGGTTAGCCAAAACCTTGGTCCTTATCCTAGTTGTTTTAATCATTTGCTGGGGCCCTCTCCTCGCCATCATGGTGTACGATGTCTTTGGGAAAATGAACAAGCTCATCAAGACTATCTTTGCCTTCTGTAGCATGCTCTGTTTGCTGAATTCAACAGTGAATCCCATCATCTATGCTCTGAGGAGCAAGGACTTGCGACACGCGTTCCGCAGCATGTTCCCCACCTGCGAAGGGACGGCGCAGCCCCTGGATAACAGCATGGAGTCTGACTGCCAGCACAAACACGCCAACAACGCAGGGAACGTGCACAGGGCTGCCGAGAGCTGCATTAAGAGCACAGTTAAGATTGCCAAAGTTACGATGTCTGTCTCCACAGACACAACTGCTGAAGCGTTGTAA
- the CNR1 gene encoding cannabinoid receptor 1 isoform X2: protein MRLSAAGCWGVSHRSYLPTNWNSPACILLVCKRTSSDAFFHPPSISETNKTGVMKSILDGLADTTFRTITTDLLYVGSNDIQYEDMKGDMASKLGYYPQKFPLSSFRGDPFQEKMTGGDDSLLSIIPSEQVNITEFYNKSLSTFKDNEENIQCGENFMDMECFMILNPSQQLAIAVLSLTLGTFTVLENLLVLCVILHSRSLRCRPSYHFIGSLAVADLLGSVIFVYSFVDFHVFHRKDSPNVFLFKLGGVTASFTASVGSLFLTAIDRYISIHRPLAYKRIVTRPKAVVAFCVMWTIAIVIAVLPLLGWNCKKLNSVCSDIFPLIDETYLMFWIGVTSVLLLFIVYAYMYILWKAHSHAVRMLQRGTQKSIIIQSTEDGKVQITRPDQTRMDIRLAKTLVLILVVLIICWGPLLAIMVYDVFGKMNKLIKTIFAFCSMLCLLNSTVNPIIYALRSKDLRHAFRSMFPTCEGTAQPLDNSMESDCQHKHANNAGNVHRAAESCIKSTVKIAKVTMSVSTDTTAEAL from the exons ATGAG gTTGTCAGCTGCTGGATGCTGGGGGGTGTCACATAGGAGCTATTTGCCCACAAATTGGAACAGTCCAGCCTGTATCCTGCTAGTGTGCAAACG GACTTCCTCCGATGCATTTTTCCATCCCCCAAGTATCTCTGAAACCAACAAGACTGGGGTTATGAAGTCAATTCTAGATGGCCTCGCAGATACAACCTTCCGAACAATCACGACAGATCTCCTTTACGTGGGCTCCAACGATATCCAGTACGAAGACATGAAAGGCGACATGGCATCCAAGCTGGGGTACTACCCCCAAAAGTTCCCCCTTTCTTCCTTCAGGGGTGATCCTTTCCAAGAAAAAATGACTGGAGGAGATGATTCCCTGTTGAGTATTATTCCCTCAGAGCAGGTCAACATCACAGAGTTTTACAACAAGTCCCTGTCCACTTTTAAGGATAATGAGGAGAATATACAGTGCGGGGAGAACTTCATGGATATGGAGTGTTTTATGATCCtgaaccccagccagcagctggccATTGCTGTGCTGTCACTCACCTTGGGCACCTTCACAGTCCTAGAGAACCTCCTCGTCCTGTGTGTCATCCTACACTCCCGAAGCCTCCGGTGTAGACCCTCCTACCATTTCATcggcagcctggctgtggccgACCTCCTGGGCAGCGTGATTTTTGTCTACAGTTTTGTGgatttccatgttttccaccGGAAGGATAGCCCCAATGTCTTCTTGTTCAAACTGGGTGGAGTTACAGCCTCCTTCACCGCCTCTGTAGGTAGCCTTTTCCTCACGGCAATAGACCGGTACATCTCTATACACAGGCCACTAGCTTATAAAAGGATTGTTACCCGACCAAAGGCTGTCGTAGCATTTTGTGTGATGTGGACCATCGCTATCGTAATAGCCGTTCTTCCTCTGCTCGGCTGGAACTGCAAAAAGCTCAACTCTGTTTGTTCGGACATATTCCCTCTCATCGATGAGACATACCTGATGTTCTGGATCGGGGTCACCAGCGTCCTCTTGTTGTTCATTGTCTATGCCTACATGTACATTCTGTGGAAGGCTCACAGCCACGCTGTTCGCATGCTGCAGCGAGGCACGCAGAAAAGCATAATCATCCAGTCGACGGAGGATGGTAAGGTACAGATCACTAGGCCTGATCAAACTCGTATGGACATCAGGTTAGCCAAAACCTTGGTCCTTATCCTAGTTGTTTTAATCATTTGCTGGGGCCCTCTCCTCGCCATCATGGTGTACGATGTCTTTGGGAAAATGAACAAGCTCATCAAGACTATCTTTGCCTTCTGTAGCATGCTCTGTTTGCTGAATTCAACAGTGAATCCCATCATCTATGCTCTGAGGAGCAAGGACTTGCGACACGCGTTCCGCAGCATGTTCCCCACCTGCGAAGGGACGGCGCAGCCCCTGGATAACAGCATGGAGTCTGACTGCCAGCACAAACACGCCAACAACGCAGGGAACGTGCACAGGGCTGCCGAGAGCTGCATTAAGAGCACAGTTAAGATTGCCAAAGTTACGATGTCTGTCTCCACAGACACAACTGCTGAAGCGTTGTAA
- the CNR1 gene encoding cannabinoid receptor 1 isoform X3, producing MKSILDGLADTTFRTITTDLLYVGSNDIQYEDMKGDMASKLGYYPQKFPLSSFRGDPFQEKMTGGDDSLLSIIPSEQVNITEFYNKSLSTFKDNEENIQCGENFMDMECFMILNPSQQLAIAVLSLTLGTFTVLENLLVLCVILHSRSLRCRPSYHFIGSLAVADLLGSVIFVYSFVDFHVFHRKDSPNVFLFKLGGVTASFTASVGSLFLTAIDRYISIHRPLAYKRIVTRPKAVVAFCVMWTIAIVIAVLPLLGWNCKKLNSVCSDIFPLIDETYLMFWIGVTSVLLLFIVYAYMYILWKAHSHAVRMLQRGTQKSIIIQSTEDGKVQITRPDQTRMDIRLAKTLVLILVVLIICWGPLLAIMVYDVFGKMNKLIKTIFAFCSMLCLLNSTVNPIIYALRSKDLRHAFRSMFPTCEGTAQPLDNSMESDCQHKHANNAGNVHRAAESCIKSTVKIAKVTMSVSTDTTAEAL from the coding sequence ATGAAGTCAATTCTAGATGGCCTCGCAGATACAACCTTCCGAACAATCACGACAGATCTCCTTTACGTGGGCTCCAACGATATCCAGTACGAAGACATGAAAGGCGACATGGCATCCAAGCTGGGGTACTACCCCCAAAAGTTCCCCCTTTCTTCCTTCAGGGGTGATCCTTTCCAAGAAAAAATGACTGGAGGAGATGATTCCCTGTTGAGTATTATTCCCTCAGAGCAGGTCAACATCACAGAGTTTTACAACAAGTCCCTGTCCACTTTTAAGGATAATGAGGAGAATATACAGTGCGGGGAGAACTTCATGGATATGGAGTGTTTTATGATCCtgaaccccagccagcagctggccATTGCTGTGCTGTCACTCACCTTGGGCACCTTCACAGTCCTAGAGAACCTCCTCGTCCTGTGTGTCATCCTACACTCCCGAAGCCTCCGGTGTAGACCCTCCTACCATTTCATcggcagcctggctgtggccgACCTCCTGGGCAGCGTGATTTTTGTCTACAGTTTTGTGgatttccatgttttccaccGGAAGGATAGCCCCAATGTCTTCTTGTTCAAACTGGGTGGAGTTACAGCCTCCTTCACCGCCTCTGTAGGTAGCCTTTTCCTCACGGCAATAGACCGGTACATCTCTATACACAGGCCACTAGCTTATAAAAGGATTGTTACCCGACCAAAGGCTGTCGTAGCATTTTGTGTGATGTGGACCATCGCTATCGTAATAGCCGTTCTTCCTCTGCTCGGCTGGAACTGCAAAAAGCTCAACTCTGTTTGTTCGGACATATTCCCTCTCATCGATGAGACATACCTGATGTTCTGGATCGGGGTCACCAGCGTCCTCTTGTTGTTCATTGTCTATGCCTACATGTACATTCTGTGGAAGGCTCACAGCCACGCTGTTCGCATGCTGCAGCGAGGCACGCAGAAAAGCATAATCATCCAGTCGACGGAGGATGGTAAGGTACAGATCACTAGGCCTGATCAAACTCGTATGGACATCAGGTTAGCCAAAACCTTGGTCCTTATCCTAGTTGTTTTAATCATTTGCTGGGGCCCTCTCCTCGCCATCATGGTGTACGATGTCTTTGGGAAAATGAACAAGCTCATCAAGACTATCTTTGCCTTCTGTAGCATGCTCTGTTTGCTGAATTCAACAGTGAATCCCATCATCTATGCTCTGAGGAGCAAGGACTTGCGACACGCGTTCCGCAGCATGTTCCCCACCTGCGAAGGGACGGCGCAGCCCCTGGATAACAGCATGGAGTCTGACTGCCAGCACAAACACGCCAACAACGCAGGGAACGTGCACAGGGCTGCCGAGAGCTGCATTAAGAGCACAGTTAAGATTGCCAAAGTTACGATGTCTGTCTCCACAGACACAACTGCTGAAGCGTTGTAA